CTCGAGCTGGTCACGTACTCCTGGCTGGGGAGGACCTCCACGCTGTCGAGCTCTTCCTGGGCTGGTGCTTCCGGTTTGCCATGATCAGAGACCCTATATGAAAGCCTGCAAAGCGCGTAAGTGGGGCAAGTGGAGGCGTACCTAGGTCGCCGTCGCGGCGGGCGGAGGAGCAGCTGGAGTGCTGTGCGGCGAGGTCGGTGAAGGAGGCGCAACCGGCGAGGATCTGGTCGCGGAGCTCGCCAAGGTGTGCGGCAACATCGGTGCGCGTGGTGGCGGAGAAGATCCGGCCCTCGGGCGCCTTCCAGGACGCCTCGCGCCGCTCCTCCCCGTGCTTGAGCCGGATGTAGGACGCCCGCCCCATCTCCTTTCCCGCCGCCGCAAACGCCATCTCTCCATTCCTCCGCTGCTTTGCCGTTCCAGTTGCTTCGGGAGGTTGGTTCCTCGCGCCTGGGGTAGCAGAGGACaggagcggcgggcggcggcggcggcggtgatgggaACAGGGAGGAGTTCTCTGGCGGCtggggggagagggggggggggggcgctattGTTGAAGGTGGAGACGTGATGTTTTTCTTCGCAACTGAGACATGGTCGTGAGCGGATTAGTGGGCGTGCGTGAAGACCGTACGTTGGTGGCAGATCGGCAGAACATTTAATCTCGTCCATTCGTTTTGATGGCAGACCATCGAAGTAATACAGACTGTTAGATACAATTAAGCAGGTTAGATCCAAAGGTGCTGGTTAATTTATATACACTAAGTTTGGTGGGTTTAGGGTAATTTATATTTACTCTTTTAATAATAGTATAAATGAATATGCAATGCTGCCCTTTTGATGGGGAGCTCCTATTGAGCGCTGCAGGTGCCGGTTCGCGCCGCTGGCGCTCGCACGGACGGGAAGTGGGCTGGCCCAGCAACGTGCTATAAAAGGAAAAGGCGAAGGAAAAATGCGACGTTAAATTCTGGAAGACGTGGGACTCGAACTACCGACGCTCTAGTACACGCCAACACGAGTGAACCACGACAGTATTTAGTTTCTTGATTATCTAAGGAAAACTGAGCACTTTGACCTTTCATCCAGTACAAACATTAAACATATACTAGTATTATATACCCACTATAAATTATTTGACTAAGGAAAAAATAATATGAAAAAACATTCACATAAACCATGAATTGAAAAGACAACTTCacaaaaatggaaaaagttcatgaatttgaaaaaagttcatgaacttttaaaaaagttcaccaaatttgagaaagagttcattgaatttgaaacaaaaatcatccaaattgaaaaaagttcagcgaatttgaaaagagttcattgattttgaattttttttatcaaatttaagataaagttcatcaaatttgtaaaaaattcatcgatttggaaaaaagttcatcaaatttgaaaaaaaaaatcaccgaacttgaaaaaaagttcattggttcTCATTAAAGTTCAATGAATTTCAAATTTTAATTAAATgtgagaaaagttcatcgaatttgaaaaataaGTTCATGGATTTTTGAGCGAAGTTCATCAAATgttaaaaaagttcacgaattttgaaaaaagttcatggacttTTGAAAAAATGTCCGTTGCTTATGAAGAAAAAGTTAATTGATTTACAATTGCGcatttcagaaaaggaaagaaggacagaaaaatagaaaaaaaaagcaAAAGAGATGCGAACTAGCGGTGAAGAAAGAAGACGGAAGCAGtttcatactcccttcgtccgaaaaaacttgtcccaaacttgtgcctcaaatggatgtatctaacactaacttgatgctagatacaaccatttaaaggacaatctttttcgaacggagggagtacataagttCGCGATGGCCCTAGTGGTTAGCTAGGTGCGCTGAGAACGAAGAGGTCCAATGTTCGATTATCTGGCTCGCAACGCGATGTGGGCTGACGCCGCTTGGAAAAGCTGGAGCAATGCGGCTAAATGGGCTTCTTCCATGAGAAAAGGCTCAATTAACCAGATATGCGCGATTTTGTCACGGGAGTAGCAGCCCATAAAACGTTTGGTCCAGTTTAGCGCAAGTTAACTTCATCTGACGGCCAAAAACATTCTTAGGACGCGATCTGATGGTCAAAAATGCTGATGGCCTGAGAGCGCTCCTAGAGTGCTTAATTGTAATGTATCTAAATATACAGTTCGCGAAGAACGGCTTTGCAGGTCGGCCCGGACAGCGGTAGAATCAGACCCCGCAAAACAGACACATAAAAAAGAATATTGGCAGAATATGCTCTTTTATGGGTTGCCTTTGCAGGGTTTGCTTGGCCGCCGGCCTGCAAATCCGTTTGCATTTCAATTTTAGACATGGAAAACACATTTatttgcttttttattttcttcaatGGCATTGGATACATAGTTATTCATCAAATCTTTGATAGAAtagtaagaccaaagaaaacaagaaacaCAATTATACATTTTAGaaaatatccaacttccataaccgCTTCCACTAGTTGGaccaatatcttctccatgcattcgtTTTTGATGTGCGAATTCTTGATCTTgcattcttcattcttcttttTTGGTTCTAAAGAActagacgttgcttcccctctagttgcttCTCTAATTGCACATGCAGTCGCATCATTAACCTCAATTCTACTAAGGAGTGCACgaacatctattaagtttctttctatcaataaatcaatgtattctCCTTCCCAAAaacaaaatgagcatccatcttcctacacacaTGACGATGTCCATAAGCTATCGAAATTGAACCGAATAGGGTGACAAAGCCGAATGGAAACAACACATACCCcatcgttttcgcatttgaagaatacCCATCTGGGGTGCTTCGGCGTGCCAGAAGTTAGCTGCAGCACTGTTCGTgtgcagtcgtcgcactgtatgagcggcatcggcgagccgctgcgcgagcgccgagcccggcGAACGGCCGGCCGAATCCTTGCCGGCAAACCGACGACGGCAGCAACAAGACAAACTAGTACCTGCATGCGGCGTTGGGGCTTTGCCGGGGCTGCGCGGGGTGCTCCCCGACCAATCCATGGCTTGGCCCAACCACCGGTGGCAGGAAACGCCAAATCCGGCCGCCGTGTCGAACAACTGCTAATCTGACTTTCCGGCCTGCCGACGCAGGAGGAAGTGGCGGAGGGCAAGCTCGGGCGTGTGGCGACCCTCTAGCGTGATCTCGTCGGCTAGTTTGGCTGGAATTGTAGGCGGCGGCCCGACGACAGGGGCGGGGAAAAGCGCGGTGCGAGGGGGAGAGGGGCGGCGGTGGGTAAAGAAAAGCGCGGGCTGAAATGCCCCCCCccctccgctcgccgccgccgccaaccgctaCTGCTATATACAGGGCGCCGACGGGGTGAGGGGGGAACCCGCGTTTTCACGAGTTGGGATGGGAATTATGCCGCGCCCCGCAAAAAATTTGTGGGTCAGACGCGTTTGCGGGGTCTGGTCAGGCAGAATTTTCCACGCAGACCcgtattttggcggttattttgtggGTCGCGACATTATAcgaggtctgctagagatgctcttagagccACTCCAGCAGATGCAATATAACCTCGCCGGACCGTATAATTCTAGCGGATATAGTGTTTTTGCGTGTTTTGCAGCCTGAGCAGGCTCACCATATTTAGCCCGGGCCACAAAAATCACACGAGCGGCCCGCAAAACCACCCCCGACCGCTATATCTATCGAACAACACGCTATTTATGGTTTTTGTGCTTCATTTCCTCCGTCGTCTCTCTTTTCCTCCGCCACCTCCCTTTCTAACTCCTTGGTCAATTCTACCCGCACAGAGCTTTTTTCTGGCGAGCGTGATGGGATCTGCACGCAAGCGTGGAGGCAGTGATCGTGAAGCGGCGGAGGGTCACCGCCCTGCAAGATCTTGTGCAACGACACGGAGGCCAGTagctccctctcctcccccaccgTTGAAGCTTGGCGGTTGGAGAAAGCGCGACAATGCGGTCGCCTCTCGCGCAGTGGCGGGCGGTCACCTTGGGCCCACTCCACCGCCTCCACGAGGAGCTCTACCCCGCACACCATGGCTTGCCGCAAGGCGGATGCAGAGCTCCTTGCAGTGGAGCGCGCCTTTGAGGCCGGAGAAGAAGGGGGCGTCGAGCGACTCGCCGCGGTGAGGGAGGAGCACGTCTTTACCCATGCCTGCTGCTAGTCGGTGGAGGAGGTCTTCCTCGGCATCAAGCACTGAGCCACCACCGCTCCAGTAGCTAGATTTGCGTTTTATCTATGTTTTTAGCtatgttttatctatgtatgatgAACTTCGGTGTGTTGTGTGACGAACTTTGTAGTGGCAAGTATGTTTCACATATGGTTTTAAATTTGCAGTAAGTTTTTGTGGGATCTGTTGTGCTTAGGTCAATGTTGAGGATATGGCTTATCGGGAACTTATTGGTCGACCCATAATAAGGGGTATATCGGCTAGTATATTGGCATATCAGCCGATTTATCTTATTGGTCAGACaccggtaagcgataaatcggccgatttatcgggacatcggaagatatcttgaatagTGGCCGAGGTGCATCACTTCCCACAAAATCGTTTAAGGGGAAACTGTAAAAACGATTTTGCGGGAGGGGAATATAGcgcatctgctagagttgctcttaggtgAGATCAATTAGATAAATCTTTTTAAGACACAGAACATATTCAAAAATTCCGAGAATATTTGTAGATACACATACTTGTTTGATGTACAACCTCAAAAGGTTTCAGCTTCGAATTCGAACTACACTTAGAGAatcaaaaaagacaaaatcagatgTCAATAGTGTCAAATACTATTCACCAAAAACCGACACTATTCATAGTCAAATTTGTCTTTGTTTGAATCTCTTATTGTAGGTCGAGTTTAAAACTGTTTTTTAGATGTAAACATACCCGGCATGTATGTTGtcaaaaaattagaattttttggaTTGTCCAGATATGAATTTTTAGGGTTAATCCTCCAATCTCACCCAAAGGGCAGATTCTACACTAGTGTCCCCCAGGACAGCTTTGCGAGTGGTTGTAGCATGCTAGACCACCAGACtatagaaaagaggaacaaaggaATGACTTAGCATGCCATTTCCTCTAAACAATAGAGAAGGAATTAGAATCCAGTAATAGACTCCATGTCATTATGCAAAAAAAGCGAAGTATCAGAAGCATATTGCAAATGACTAATCCCCCTGATATCAGATGTGGTACCAAACCTCTAATCACACTTGCTTCCTTAGCTCTATCCAGAATTGCAGATAGTGCATCACCTACTAGGTGAAAAAGCAAAGGAGAAAGAGGATCTCTCCTTGCCTCAAACCTCTGAAAGTAGAGAAATATTCTCGCCAATCtccattcatattcacacacactTTGCCTCCTTCCACTGCTTGTCTAATCCAAACTATCCACCTGTCAGGGAAGTTTTTCCTATGCATTACCTCTGCCAAGAAAGGCCACTGAACTCTATCATAAGCTTTTTCAAAGTCCAACTGAAGCAAAATTCATTCAGAGTGAGAGGTTTTCaactcatgcaaaacttcatgaagaaTTACATATCCATCCAAAATGTACCTCCCAGGAATAAATCCAGTATGAAGAAAGCTGATTACTTGTCGAGCCAGAGGAGTAAATCAAAGTGTCAGAGCTTTGGTAATAGCTTTAAACATAACATTCGCTTACTCTCCGTCTAGCGAAGGTGCCAGATCCTTAAAGTAAAGTATCAAGTACCAACCACGTGGTACGACGGGCACTCAAAGACCTAGTGAATGAGGGGCCACCCCACCCAAGAGCGCTTATGTCATATGGGAACTCTTGGCTGGAAATAATCCTTATGGTTTTTATATCCGGTTAGAATAATAAGAAAGAATCAAAGTCCAGGTTGGTTGGTGAGCCTAGTGATAGGAGACTATCTAGCTTGGTTCGGAGAGCACTTGTTGGGTTTCAGATTCGTTTTTTGCTAAATGTTATGGCCTAAATGCTAAACTATTGACCCTACTTGTTCGGATGGGTGTTCACCCCAAAGTGTTCCCGGACTGCATGCATACATCCGTAAGTAACTTAGTGCAACATGGCAAATTTCATTGAGAGGAATCAACAAAGAAAAGAAATCTTCTCCGGATGATCAAGTTCCTTTTTTGGTCTGGGCCATGTCTTTGCTTTATTCAGAGGCCCATTTTCCTGGGCATCAGTGAGTGGAATACTTAACAGTGATTACATTCTTATGTAGATTCCATTGCTCGAATGTGACTTGTTTGTTGGCACCGACCTCGATAAGAAGCAAGGGAGTGGTGCCGAAGCGAATGGAGCTGCAGAGCCATTTGTTTACCAATCCACCAACTTAAGCTAGGAAAAGTGTAAGAGACCGTGCATCTTCATGTAAATAAAGGTAAATAATCTCAGAAACGGTCAAGAAACTAGGAATTTTTTATTCCATTTCTTAGCCAGGGCAAGCTCTACCGACCTACGACCGGAGAAGATGTTGTGTTGTTCGTATCACTTGCTAGAGATAGAGAAGCTAGAACAGGAACTGCCCGGGAGGGTTCAAAGAATGAGGTCTTCACCTTTGAGCTGGATCTCATCTCATTCTAGCACATACTAAGAGCGATTGACTTAAAGAATACAACAAATGGTTGTGGGGTTATCTTTGTACCCTGTGACTACAACCACAAGGTCCGAATCAAGCGAAACGGCTGAGGCGCAAGCCCTTTTCTTGCCACTACTCTGTGTACCCAAAGTTAGCAACCTTTTTGGCACGCTGGCTAGCAAGTTCATTGCTTCAATGACATGAATTCAATCAAGTGGACAAATCCTATCCTGGAAAATATGGGCAATCAGGTGGAAACTCAATAGTCTTACGCGGAAAGCACTCAACTGGCCTTCCTCTTCTGAATTATATGAATGATAGAAATCAGTCCTCACTTGTATTAACTTCATGAGTGAAGAGATAGACAAGGTGGTGAAAAGCATGAAACCAAATACTGCTCCAGGTCCAGATGGCTTCTCTGTTAGCTTTTTAGAGCTTTTTGGCCCCAGTTGAGAGATATACTAATATAAATGCTTCAGGAGCTGTATCATGGCGGGTTGAACTTGTCCAGACTAAACTATGGTGTCATTTCTCTACTGCCAAAGATTAAGGATGCTAATAGTATCCTACAGTATAGACCCATATGTGTTCTAAATGTTATGTTTAAAGCTATTACCAAAGCTCTGACACTTAGATTTACTCCTATGGCTCGACAAGTAATCAGCTCTCTTCAGACTGGATTTATTCCTCGGAGGTACATTTTGGATGGATGTGTAAttcttcatgaagttttgcatgagttGAAAACCTCTCACTCTAAAGGAATTTTGCTTCAGTTGGACTTTGAAAAAGCTTATGATAGAGTTCAGTGGCCTTTCTTGGCAGAGGTAATGCATAGGAAAAACTTCCTTGACAGGTGGATAGATTGGATCAGACAAGCAGTGGAAGGAGGCAAagtgtgtgtgaatatgaatggaGATTGGCGAGAATATTTCTCTACTTTCAA
The sequence above is drawn from the Triticum aestivum cultivar Chinese Spring chromosome 7A, IWGSC CS RefSeq v2.1, whole genome shotgun sequence genome and encodes:
- the LOC123153684 gene encoding peptidyl-prolyl cis-trans isomerase Pin1-like, which codes for MAFAAAGKEMGRASYIRLKHGEERREASWKAPEGRIFSATTRTDVAAHLGELRDQILAGCASFTDLAAQHSSCSSARRDGDLVRMVEPINMQNMA